A portion of the Fusobacterium nucleatum genome contains these proteins:
- a CDS encoding sialic acid TRAP transporter substrate-binding protein SiaP: protein MKKTSLLKAVILFGVMTTSAFAAKYNLKMGMTAGTSQNEYKAAEVFAKELKKRSNGEIELKLYPNAQLGKDDLAMMQQLEGGALDFTFAETGRFSTFFPEAEVFTLPYMIKDFNHMKKAVNTKFGKDLFKKVHDKKGMTVLAQAYNGTRQTTSNKAIKSLADMKGMKLRVPGAAANLAYAKYTEAAPTPMAFSEVYLALQTNAVDGQENPLSTIKAQKFYEVQKYLAMTNHILNDQLYLVSNITMEELPENLQKVVKESAEVAAEYHTKLFMDEEKSLKDFFKSKGVTITEPNLVDFKKAMKPFYDEYIKKNGKVGENAIKAIEAVR from the coding sequence ATGAAAAAAACTAGTTTATTAAAGGCGGTAATTTTATTTGGTGTTATGACAACTTCTGCTTTTGCAGCAAAGTATAATTTAAAAATGGGAATGACAGCTGGAACTTCTCAAAATGAATACAAGGCAGCAGAAGTATTTGCAAAAGAATTAAAAAAGAGGTCTAATGGAGAAATTGAATTAAAATTATATCCAAATGCTCAATTAGGAAAAGATGACCTTGCTATGATGCAACAATTAGAAGGAGGAGCTTTAGATTTTACTTTTGCTGAAACTGGAAGATTTTCAACATTTTTCCCAGAAGCTGAAGTATTCACTTTACCTTATATGATTAAAGATTTTAATCATATGAAGAAAGCTGTAAATACTAAATTTGGTAAGGATTTATTTAAAAAAGTACATGATAAAAAAGGAATGACTGTTTTAGCACAAGCATATAATGGTACTAGACAAACAACTTCTAATAAAGCAATAAAATCTTTAGCTGATATGAAAGGAATGAAATTAAGAGTTCCAGGAGCAGCTGCAAACTTAGCGTATGCTAAATATACAGAAGCAGCACCTACACCTATGGCTTTTTCTGAAGTTTACCTTGCATTACAAACAAATGCAGTTGATGGTCAAGAAAATCCTTTATCAACAATAAAAGCTCAAAAATTTTATGAAGTACAAAAATATTTAGCTATGACTAATCACATATTAAATGACCAATTATATCTTGTAAGTAATATTACTATGGAAGAATTACCAGAAAATCTTCAAAAAGTTGTAAAAGAATCAGCCGAAGTTGCAGCAGAATATCATACAAAACTATTTATGGATGAAGAAAAATCACTTAAAGATTTCTTCAAAAGTAAAGGAGTTACTATAACTGAACCAAATTTGGTCGACTTTAAAAAAGCTATGAAACCATTTTATGATGAATATATAAAGAAAAATGGAAAAGTTGGAGAAAACGCAATAAAAGCAATAGAAGCAGTTAGATAG
- a CDS encoding TRAP transporter large permease, which yields MKVFNKLEEWLGGSLFIGMFVILVMQIFSRQIFNSPLIWSEELSRLIFVYVGLLGVSMGIRSQQHIMIDFLYAKFPKSMQKIIFTIIQILILACLIFFLYFGYDLFIKKEEIEIVSLGISMKWMYLALPLITLLMLVRFYQAYSENYAQNKVYIKPIFILALMIILVLIAFIKPELFKILKLSNYFDLGEMTIYYVLIAWLVMIFFGVPVGWSLLVACILYFALTRWKVVYFAADKLVYSLDSFSLLSVPFFILTGILMNGAGITERIFNFAKAMLGHYTGGMGHVNVAASLIFSGMSGSAIADAGGLGQLEIKAMRDEGYDDDICGGLTAASCIIGPLVPPSISMIIYGVIANQSIAKLFLAGFVPGFLTTIALMIMNYFVCKKRGYKKTAKASPKERWIAFKKSFWALLTPILIIGGIFSGIFTPTEAAVIATFYSIILGGFIYKELTVKSFFKHCVEAVAISGVTVLMIMTVTFFGDIIAREQVAMRVAEIFIKYATSPMMVLVMINLLLLFLGMFIDALALQFLVLPMLIPIAEQVGIDLVFFGVMTTLNMMIGILTPPMGMALFVVAQVGKMSVSTVAKGVLPFLLPIFITLVIITIFPQIILFLPNLIVGG from the coding sequence ATGAAAGTATTTAATAAATTGGAAGAGTGGCTAGGAGGAAGTCTATTTATTGGAATGTTTGTTATACTTGTTATGCAAATATTTTCTAGACAAATTTTTAATAGCCCTCTTATTTGGAGTGAAGAGCTATCAAGATTAATATTTGTTTATGTTGGCTTACTTGGAGTCAGTATGGGAATAAGAAGTCAACAACATATAATGATAGATTTTTTGTATGCAAAATTTCCAAAATCAATGCAAAAAATTATTTTCACAATTATACAAATTTTAATTTTAGCTTGTTTAATATTCTTTTTATATTTTGGTTATGATTTATTTATAAAAAAAGAAGAAATAGAGATAGTTTCATTGGGAATTTCAATGAAATGGATGTATTTAGCTTTACCACTTATTACTTTATTGATGTTAGTTAGATTTTACCAAGCATATTCAGAAAATTATGCTCAAAATAAAGTATATATTAAACCTATTTTTATATTAGCTTTAATGATAATCTTAGTACTTATAGCATTTATAAAGCCAGAATTATTTAAAATTTTAAAATTATCTAATTATTTTGATCTTGGTGAAATGACTATATATTATGTACTAATAGCTTGGTTAGTAATGATATTTTTTGGAGTTCCTGTTGGTTGGTCCTTACTTGTAGCTTGTATTTTATATTTTGCTCTTACTAGATGGAAAGTTGTATATTTTGCAGCTGATAAATTAGTTTATAGTTTGGATAGTTTTAGTCTTTTAAGTGTTCCATTCTTCATACTTACTGGAATTTTAATGAATGGAGCAGGAATAACAGAAAGAATTTTCAACTTTGCTAAGGCTATGTTAGGACATTATACAGGTGGAATGGGACATGTTAATGTTGCAGCAAGTTTAATATTTTCTGGAATGTCTGGTTCAGCTATCGCTGATGCAGGTGGTTTAGGTCAACTTGAAATAAAGGCAATGAGAGATGAAGGCTATGATGATGATATTTGTGGAGGACTTACAGCTGCCTCTTGTATTATAGGACCATTAGTTCCTCCTAGCATAAGTATGATTATATATGGAGTTATTGCAAACCAATCAATAGCAAAATTATTTTTAGCTGGTTTTGTTCCTGGCTTCTTAACTACTATTGCACTTATGATAATGAACTACTTTGTATGTAAAAAAAGAGGCTATAAAAAAACTGCTAAGGCAAGTCCTAAGGAAAGATGGATAGCATTTAAAAAATCATTTTGGGCATTATTAACTCCTATTCTAATAATTGGTGGTATATTCTCTGGAATATTTACTCCTACTGAAGCTGCTGTTATAGCAACATTTTATTCTATAATTTTAGGAGGATTTATTTATAAAGAATTAACTGTAAAATCATTCTTTAAACATTGTGTTGAAGCTGTTGCAATAAGTGGAGTAACTGTACTTATGATAATGACAGTAACTTTCTTTGGTGATATTATTGCAAGAGAACAAGTTGCTATGAGAGTTGCAGAAATATTTATTAAATATGCAACATCACCTATGATGGTTCTTGTGATGATAAACTTATTACTTTTGTTCTTAGGAATGTTTATAGATGCCTTAGCTTTACAATTTTTAGTATTACCAATGTTGATTCCTATTGCAGAACAAGTTGGAATTGATTTAGTATTCTTTGGAGTTATGACAACATTAAATATGATGATTGGAATATTGACTCCTCCAATGGGAATGGCTCTCTTTGTAGTTGCACAAGTTGGAAAAATGAGTGTAAGTACAGTAGCAAAAGGAGTTTTACCTTTCTTGTTACCAATATTTATTACTTTAGTAATTATAACTATATTCCCTCAAATCATTTTATTTTTACCTAATTTGATAGTGGGAGGCTAA